From Azospirillum baldaniorum, the proteins below share one genomic window:
- a CDS encoding ABC transporter substrate-binding protein, with product MKPFLSAITGITPLLAGGLAAALAMGTASVALAQSSGKTVVTFAASHFAEVGRGDRLKAWVETFNQSQPDIEVKPVTIPFSSFATTIFTQMGGNGGPDVIRFDLPEFYAAVAAKSVLPIDDIVKDGAHNFTAADQYMKVEGKRYGFAFDTANYAMVYNAALLPNGTPPKTFEEFVKLGKEATKDGNYGFAFRATMAERGGVWYDLTNFVYGFGGRWSKPDGTPTFNSPEVVAGVAAYKTVYDAGMIPKGTDAATYRRMFWEGKVAMEIDNGGVATILTSQGKAHPIAAAPSPFPHKEQGMILAPVTINANTKVKDAAGKFLQWALQPQQQQELQTLLGAANVATTVERTPEELQAMPWLKVYDAQTPNSVPALPQGLETKAPEIQQIIVQQLLKVLQGGVAPQTAMDEAQRLITARVLAQK from the coding sequence ATGAAGCCGTTTCTGAGCGCAATCACGGGCATCACCCCCCTTCTGGCCGGCGGGCTCGCCGCCGCCTTGGCGATGGGCACCGCCTCGGTCGCCCTGGCCCAGTCATCCGGAAAGACGGTGGTGACCTTCGCTGCGTCCCACTTCGCCGAGGTCGGCCGCGGCGATCGGCTGAAGGCCTGGGTGGAGACGTTCAACCAGTCCCAGCCCGACATCGAGGTGAAGCCGGTCACCATCCCCTTCTCCTCCTTCGCGACCACCATCTTCACGCAGATGGGCGGCAACGGCGGCCCCGACGTGATCCGCTTCGACCTGCCGGAGTTCTACGCCGCGGTGGCCGCCAAGTCGGTCCTGCCGATCGACGACATCGTGAAGGACGGCGCCCACAACTTCACCGCCGCCGACCAGTACATGAAGGTCGAGGGCAAGCGCTACGGCTTCGCCTTCGACACCGCCAACTACGCGATGGTCTACAACGCCGCGCTGCTGCCCAACGGCACGCCGCCCAAGACCTTCGAGGAGTTCGTGAAGCTCGGCAAGGAGGCGACGAAGGACGGCAACTACGGCTTCGCCTTCCGCGCCACGATGGCCGAGCGCGGCGGCGTCTGGTACGACCTGACCAACTTCGTCTACGGCTTCGGCGGGCGCTGGTCCAAGCCGGACGGCACGCCGACCTTCAACAGCCCGGAGGTCGTGGCGGGTGTCGCCGCCTACAAGACCGTCTACGACGCCGGCATGATCCCCAAGGGCACCGACGCCGCCACCTACCGGCGGATGTTCTGGGAAGGCAAGGTCGCCATGGAGATCGACAACGGCGGCGTCGCCACCATCCTGACCTCGCAGGGCAAGGCGCACCCCATCGCCGCCGCCCCGTCGCCCTTCCCGCACAAGGAGCAGGGCATGATCCTGGCTCCGGTGACCATCAACGCCAACACCAAGGTGAAGGACGCCGCCGGCAAGTTCCTGCAATGGGCGCTCCAGCCCCAGCAGCAGCAGGAACTCCAGACCCTGCTCGGCGCCGCCAACGTCGCGACGACGGTGGAGCGCACGCCGGAGGAGCTTCAGGCCATGCCCTGGCTGAAGGTCTACGACGCGCAGACCCCGAACAGCGTGCCGGCCCTGCCGCAGGGGCTTGAGACCAAGGCGCCGGAGATCCAGCAGATCATCGTCCAGCAGCTCCTCAAGGTGCTCCAGGGCGGCGTCGCCCCGCAGACCGCCATGGACGAGGCGCAGCGCCTGATCACCGCCCGCGTGCTCGCCCAGAAGTAA
- a CDS encoding carbohydrate ABC transporter permease codes for MMSRTVSQPRAAARRAPIDHGRWVPALFVAPVALYLLVFQGYPLVQEFLLSVTSTSLLSPGQQTYVGLDNYRELVFDPEFHQVLRVTAVYTLVCVVASIGLGLLAALLLDGTFRGRGIARALVTIPWAAPPVAAALIFVWMFNAQYGLFSHLAQFLGFAEGGVNWLDEPSFALPAILITTIWQIFPFSSVVILAALQGVPSELREAAVIDGADRLSIFRAVTWPTIRPSVALLTLLITVWSLRRFDVIWLMTQGGPLGETNTLVIDLYRRAFVYLDLGRAAAVGIIGLVVAILVTLVYFWLSTRAEKAAGKR; via the coding sequence ATGATGAGCAGGACCGTGAGCCAGCCCAGGGCCGCCGCGCGGCGCGCGCCGATCGACCATGGCCGCTGGGTTCCCGCACTCTTCGTCGCCCCGGTGGCGCTCTACCTCCTGGTCTTCCAGGGCTACCCGCTGGTGCAGGAATTCCTGCTCAGCGTCACCTCCACCTCGCTGCTCTCGCCGGGCCAGCAGACCTACGTCGGGCTGGACAATTACCGCGAGCTCGTCTTCGACCCGGAGTTCCATCAGGTCCTGCGCGTCACCGCGGTCTACACGCTGGTCTGCGTGGTCGCCTCCATCGGGCTCGGCCTGCTGGCGGCGCTGCTGCTCGACGGCACCTTCCGGGGGCGCGGCATCGCCCGCGCGCTGGTCACCATTCCGTGGGCCGCCCCGCCGGTCGCCGCGGCGCTGATCTTCGTGTGGATGTTCAACGCGCAGTACGGCCTGTTCAGCCATCTCGCCCAGTTCCTGGGCTTCGCCGAGGGCGGGGTGAACTGGCTGGACGAGCCGTCCTTCGCCCTGCCGGCCATCCTCATCACCACGATCTGGCAGATCTTCCCCTTCTCCTCCGTGGTCATCCTGGCCGCCCTCCAGGGCGTGCCGTCGGAGCTGCGCGAGGCGGCGGTGATCGACGGGGCTGACCGGCTCAGCATCTTCCGCGCCGTCACCTGGCCGACCATCCGCCCGTCGGTGGCGCTCCTCACTCTGCTCATTACGGTGTGGTCGCTGCGCCGCTTCGACGTGATCTGGCTGATGACCCAGGGCGGCCCGCTGGGCGAGACCAACACGCTGGTCATCGACCTCTACCGCCGCGCCTTCGTCTATCTCGACCTCGGCCGCGCGGCGGCGGTCGGCATCATCGGGCTGGTCGTCGCGATCCTGGTGACGCTGGTCTATTTCTGGCTGTCGACGCGGGCGGAAAAGGCCGCCGGGAAACGGTGA
- a CDS encoding carbohydrate ABC transporter permease, producing the protein MKHNSTARTLAVLVLLGVAAFPLYWMLVTSLTPSERLFDDRPNLLPTLSQIGTYAAAFTETSLRQWLINSLIVAVGTTVLSILLSVLPAYALSRLTFNGKLLLGFALFMTQMLPEAMLVVPLYDIFTKLSLLNTLLGLILANTAFTVPVVTWILKGAIDGVPSEIEEAARVDGCSRLGIVLAVVVPLIAPTLAAAAVIAFFHGWNEYVFAQTFISDDALRTASVGLASFVGELSTPVHTVMAVGFIYTLPAVVFYLFVQRYVVAGMTTGGVKG; encoded by the coding sequence ATGAAACACAATTCCACGGCCCGCACGCTCGCCGTCCTGGTCCTCCTCGGGGTGGCGGCCTTCCCGCTCTACTGGATGCTGGTGACCTCGCTCACCCCGTCGGAGCGGCTGTTCGACGACAGGCCGAACCTGCTGCCGACGCTGTCGCAGATCGGCACCTACGCCGCCGCCTTCACCGAGACCTCGCTGCGCCAATGGCTGATCAACAGCCTCATCGTCGCGGTCGGCACGACGGTGCTGAGCATCCTTTTGTCGGTGCTGCCGGCCTACGCGCTGTCGCGGCTGACCTTCAACGGCAAGCTGCTGCTCGGCTTCGCGCTGTTCATGACGCAGATGCTGCCGGAAGCGATGCTGGTGGTGCCGCTCTACGACATCTTCACCAAGCTGTCGCTGCTCAACACGCTGCTCGGCCTGATCCTGGCCAACACGGCCTTCACGGTGCCGGTGGTGACCTGGATCCTGAAGGGCGCCATCGACGGCGTGCCGTCGGAGATCGAGGAGGCCGCAAGGGTGGACGGCTGCTCCCGCCTCGGCATCGTGCTGGCGGTGGTGGTCCCGCTGATCGCGCCGACGCTGGCGGCGGCGGCGGTGATCGCCTTCTTCCACGGCTGGAACGAATATGTCTTCGCCCAGACCTTCATCAGCGACGACGCCCTGCGCACCGCCTCGGTCGGCCTCGCCAGCTTCGTGGGCGAGCTGAGCACGCCGGTGCACACGGTCATGGCGGTCGGCTTCATCTACACGCTGCCGGCGGTCGTCTTCTACCTGTTCGTCCAACGCTACGTGGTCGCCGGCATGACGACCGGCGGCGTCAAGGGCTGA
- a CDS encoding ABC transporter ATP-binding protein codes for MAIKLQNVTKSFGSLTVIDNVSLEAGDDEFLVLLGPSGCGKSTILRMIAGLETVTSGEIHLGGKRVDELPPSDRDMAFVFQSYALYPHMTVRRNIAFPLIMRQFRWWFHVPFIGDYFKRRIENSPEVRELVERTADTLALTKVLDRHPRTLSGGQRQRVALGRAMVREPSAFLMDEPLSNLDAKLRTAMRAEITQLHQRVGGNFVYVTHDQIEAMTMGTRIALMRDGHLQQYGTPREIYEKPANTYVARFIGTPPMNLIDAEVEGMTVRIGNSVLPLPDKAERPGGGSRMKVWLGLRPGALAIVPPGQGKSLPGTVTLVEHVGAESLISVKLSGVHTAHDDDGGLTDEVMVSVPGYSELRVGEAVGIDCLLKDFSLFEKDSGLRVGGRAAEDFLAGGRVGTIRTAS; via the coding sequence ATGGCTATCAAACTGCAGAACGTCACGAAGTCCTTCGGTTCCCTGACCGTGATCGACAACGTGAGCCTGGAGGCCGGCGACGACGAATTCCTGGTGCTGCTCGGCCCGTCGGGCTGCGGCAAGTCCACCATCCTGCGCATGATCGCGGGGCTTGAGACGGTGACCAGCGGCGAGATCCATCTCGGCGGCAAGCGGGTGGACGAGCTGCCGCCCAGCGACCGCGACATGGCCTTCGTCTTCCAGTCCTACGCGCTCTACCCGCACATGACGGTGCGCCGGAACATCGCCTTCCCGCTGATCATGCGGCAGTTCCGCTGGTGGTTCCACGTCCCGTTCATCGGCGACTATTTCAAGCGCCGCATCGAGAACTCGCCGGAGGTGCGCGAGCTGGTGGAGCGCACCGCCGACACACTGGCCCTGACCAAGGTGCTGGACCGTCACCCGCGCACCCTGTCGGGCGGCCAGCGCCAGCGCGTGGCGCTCGGCCGCGCCATGGTGCGCGAGCCGTCGGCCTTCCTGATGGACGAGCCGCTGTCGAACCTCGACGCCAAACTGCGCACCGCCATGCGGGCGGAGATCACCCAGCTCCACCAGCGGGTCGGCGGCAACTTCGTCTACGTCACCCACGACCAGATCGAGGCGATGACCATGGGCACCCGCATCGCGCTGATGCGCGACGGGCACCTCCAGCAGTACGGCACCCCGCGCGAGATCTACGAGAAGCCGGCCAACACCTACGTCGCCCGCTTCATCGGCACGCCGCCGATGAACCTGATCGACGCCGAGGTCGAGGGCATGACCGTGCGCATCGGCAACAGCGTCCTGCCGCTGCCGGACAAGGCGGAGCGCCCGGGCGGCGGCAGCCGCATGAAGGTGTGGCTGGGCCTGCGCCCCGGCGCGCTCGCCATCGTGCCGCCGGGCCAGGGCAAGAGCCTGCCGGGCACCGTCACCCTGGTCGAGCATGTGGGGGCGGAATCGCTGATCTCGGTGAAGCTGTCCGGCGTCCACACCGCCCACGACGACGACGGCGGCCTGACCGACGAGGTAATGGTGTCCGTCCCCGGCTACAGTGAGCTGCGCGTCGGCGAGGCGGTCGGCATCGACTGCCTGCTGAAGGACTTCTCCCTGTTCGAGAAGGACAGCGGCCTCCGCGTCGGCGGACGGGCCGCGGAGGATTTCCTGGCCGGCGGACGCGTCGGCACCATCCGGACGGCCTCCTGA
- a CDS encoding TolC family protein, which translates to MALIGKATETHDRLRGAEAAADGARNALRISHGGWFPTLSLSANGGRESTTKPAGLPNTDMNASQFSARATQLIWDFDATNADIRRAQVTLVRADIAVERTRQELLVEGLTAYASLVRAHQLLAFARQSEDNIRRQTGLEEVRLQEGFGFSTDVLQAKSQLAGAQARRVAAEEATQNAQSRFQAFFGHVPFQVSNAQVLAMTRAGLPVSMDAAMEEARRHNPRLQELALTTAAAQEAVTSVRGRTLYPRIDGFVEHNIKRDVAGQSGRQNELLFKLQVTFSLNTGLTALNSIRLAEADLRAADATWADQERTVLETVRNSWNRLESARAQVQLLNDQASLAAGFLDVARSERELGTRSLIDILSGETTLINARSDAAAAETELVLAGYRLLAAMGRLNATDIQTKPMPKLTAPGRGAFRDQGGRDPGQRDPGRRGTGDQR; encoded by the coding sequence GTGGCGTTGATCGGCAAGGCGACGGAGACCCACGACCGCCTGCGCGGGGCGGAGGCCGCCGCCGACGGGGCCCGCAACGCCCTGCGGATCAGCCATGGCGGCTGGTTCCCGACGCTGAGCCTGTCGGCCAACGGCGGACGCGAGAGCACGACCAAGCCGGCGGGCCTGCCCAACACGGACATGAACGCCTCGCAGTTTTCGGCGCGGGCGACGCAGCTGATCTGGGACTTCGACGCGACCAACGCCGACATCCGGCGCGCCCAGGTGACGCTGGTCCGCGCCGACATCGCGGTGGAGCGCACCCGGCAGGAGCTGCTGGTGGAGGGCCTCACCGCCTACGCCAGCCTCGTCCGCGCCCACCAATTGCTCGCCTTCGCGCGCCAGTCCGAAGACAACATCCGCCGCCAGACCGGGCTTGAGGAGGTGCGGCTTCAGGAGGGCTTCGGCTTCTCCACCGACGTTCTCCAGGCCAAGAGCCAGCTCGCCGGCGCCCAGGCGCGCCGCGTCGCGGCGGAAGAGGCGACGCAGAACGCGCAGAGCCGCTTCCAGGCCTTCTTCGGCCACGTCCCCTTCCAGGTCAGCAACGCCCAGGTCCTGGCGATGACGCGCGCCGGCCTGCCCGTCTCGATGGACGCGGCGATGGAGGAGGCGCGCCGCCACAACCCGCGCCTTCAGGAGTTGGCCCTGACCACCGCGGCGGCGCAGGAGGCGGTGACCTCGGTGCGCGGTCGCACGCTCTACCCGCGGATCGACGGCTTCGTGGAACACAACATCAAGCGCGACGTCGCCGGCCAGTCCGGGCGGCAGAACGAGCTGCTGTTCAAGCTCCAGGTCACCTTCTCGCTGAACACCGGCCTGACCGCGCTCAACAGCATCCGTCTGGCCGAGGCCGACCTGCGGGCCGCCGACGCCACCTGGGCCGATCAGGAGCGCACGGTGCTGGAGACCGTCCGCAACAGCTGGAACCGGCTGGAGAGCGCCCGCGCCCAAGTGCAGTTGCTGAACGATCAGGCGAGCCTCGCCGCCGGCTTCCTCGACGTGGCGCGGTCGGAGCGCGAGCTGGGCACCCGGTCGCTGATCGACATCCTGTCGGGCGAGACGACGCTGATCAACGCGCGCAGCGACGCCGCGGCGGCGGAGACGGAACTGGTGCTGGCCGGCTACCGGCTGCTCGCCGCCATGGGCCGGCTGAACGCCACCGACATCCAGACCAAGCCGATGCCGAAGCTGACCGCGCCGGGCCGCGGCGCTTTCCGCGACCAGGGCGGGCGCGATCCGGGCCAACGCGATCCAGGCCGCCGCGGCACGGGAGACCAGCGATGA
- a CDS encoding ATP-binding cassette domain-containing protein yields the protein MSGGAIGLLVLRLRANLRLTARVFAASLAANLLGLASSFYTMLVLNRYVTHGVDSTLAALTVGVVLSIAFEHLFRHVRLGIAGRIGRAEHERLTTGAFGILMTARSGAGSAEGDAARREALRAPEQIDSALGSANLATLFDLPFALGFILVVALISWPLAAICLVFTLLAIAAGLLAQADMRAVGRDLAQAGADAQGLVTTAIVGCDAVALFGGAKPLLGDWQRAAKALRVVRERMSMRQGRAQSAAQSLQALQGVAVIATGAVLVVRGELDVGSLIGINLLVGRALAPFTRLAQIGESLAMARQAQARLEQFARTAVEPTGGTSLPRYAGTLELRDLTFTPPGGVTPLLRRLNLSVPAGNILVLKGRNGSGKSTLIRLIAGLADPQEGAVLADGVDIRKFAPSWWRQQIGLLPQEPVFLNRTIRENLLLANPRLSETELHATLHRAGADRTVADCAQGLDTPLRNFGHELPTGHRRRLALARALAVGGRLILLDEPTDGLDSEGTATVYRTLIELARSGHTVIIASHDPRILQGASLVLDLDQPNGAAPNSDSMAREPAGLVTP from the coding sequence ATGAGCGGCGGCGCCATCGGTCTGCTGGTGCTGCGGCTGCGCGCCAACCTGCGGCTGACCGCCCGCGTCTTCGCGGCGTCGCTGGCGGCGAACCTGCTGGGGCTGGCCTCCTCCTTCTACACGATGCTGGTGCTGAACCGCTACGTGACGCACGGCGTCGACTCCACGCTGGCAGCGCTGACCGTCGGCGTCGTGCTGTCCATCGCCTTCGAGCATCTGTTCCGCCACGTCCGGCTGGGCATCGCCGGGCGCATCGGTCGCGCCGAGCACGAGCGTCTGACCACCGGGGCCTTCGGCATCCTGATGACCGCGCGCAGCGGCGCCGGATCGGCTGAGGGCGACGCGGCGCGGCGCGAGGCGCTGCGGGCGCCGGAGCAGATCGACTCCGCGCTCGGTTCCGCCAATCTGGCGACTCTGTTCGACCTGCCCTTCGCGCTCGGCTTCATCCTCGTGGTGGCGCTGATCTCCTGGCCGCTGGCGGCGATCTGCCTCGTCTTCACGCTGCTGGCCATCGCCGCCGGGCTGCTCGCCCAGGCGGACATGCGCGCGGTCGGGCGCGACCTCGCCCAGGCCGGCGCCGACGCCCAGGGGCTGGTCACCACCGCCATCGTCGGGTGCGACGCGGTCGCCCTGTTCGGCGGCGCCAAGCCGCTGCTCGGCGACTGGCAGCGCGCCGCCAAGGCCCTGCGCGTGGTCCGCGAGCGCATGTCGATGCGCCAGGGCCGCGCCCAGTCGGCGGCGCAGAGCCTCCAGGCCCTCCAGGGCGTGGCGGTGATCGCCACCGGCGCCGTCCTGGTGGTGCGCGGCGAGCTGGACGTCGGGTCGCTGATCGGCATCAACCTGCTGGTCGGCCGCGCGCTGGCCCCCTTCACCCGGCTGGCCCAGATCGGCGAGTCCCTGGCGATGGCGCGGCAGGCGCAGGCGCGGCTGGAGCAGTTCGCCCGCACCGCGGTCGAGCCGACCGGCGGCACCAGCCTGCCCCGCTACGCCGGCACGCTGGAGCTGCGCGACCTGACCTTCACCCCGCCGGGCGGCGTCACGCCGCTGCTGCGCCGTCTCAACCTGTCGGTGCCCGCCGGCAACATCCTGGTGCTGAAGGGCCGCAACGGCTCGGGCAAATCGACGCTGATCCGCCTGATCGCCGGTCTGGCCGACCCGCAGGAGGGCGCGGTGCTGGCCGACGGGGTGGACATCCGCAAATTCGCCCCCTCCTGGTGGCGCCAGCAGATCGGGCTGCTGCCGCAGGAGCCGGTCTTCCTCAACCGCACGATCCGCGAGAACCTGCTGCTCGCCAACCCGCGCCTGTCGGAGACGGAGCTGCACGCCACCCTGCACCGCGCCGGGGCCGACCGCACGGTGGCCGACTGCGCCCAGGGCCTCGACACGCCGCTGCGCAACTTCGGCCACGAGCTGCCGACCGGCCATCGCCGCCGGCTGGCGCTGGCCCGCGCCCTGGCGGTCGGCGGCCGGCTGATCCTGCTCGACGAGCCGACCGACGGGCTGGACTCCGAAGGCACCGCCACCGTCTACCGCACGCTGATCGAGCTGGCGCGGAGCGGCCACACGGTGATCATCGCCTCCCACGACCCGCGCATCCTCCAGGGCGCCTCGCTGGTGCTCGACCTCGACCAACCGAACGGCGCGGCGCCGAACAGCGATTCAATGGCCCGCGAGCCGGCGGGGCTGGTGACGCCATGA
- a CDS encoding HlyD family type I secretion periplasmic adaptor subunit, giving the protein MKPLPLLTRKPAAATAPVPPAIPTSIPAALPAALLGTQAADTESRFGDGLFAVSIAAFLAALGWAAIAELNVSSSAPGDVVPLSYNQSVQHFEGGIVRDILVQEGDSVTAGQALVELDQTKIRADLEELKLRLGSLSADTARLEAEVGRREAITFPERLLRERPDLVAQTRDLFRARRDRLASDLDIQRQDIAQREQQVAAVRARIGGSQVAQGLIREQLSISETLLKREITNRMKHLELLRDDARVSSAIAEDRATLAQAEAALAEARSKLVWIGRKYEEESRNALDEARRNHDELSQRLTRYQDSLDRSSLRAPMDGIVKTLAVSTKGAVVKAGETVVELVPRDGKLVVDARLPVQDIGYVRPDQPVVVTLAGGDASRFGHIEGRVRTISPDTLLDANKQSYYKVRVELPVTRFDYGGKTYELFPGVRVTCSILTGRRTILDYVFSPVLNGLQHAMQEQ; this is encoded by the coding sequence ATGAAGCCGCTTCCCCTCCTCACCCGCAAGCCCGCCGCCGCCACCGCGCCCGTGCCGCCCGCGATTCCGACCAGCATCCCAGCCGCCCTCCCGGCCGCCCTGCTGGGAACACAGGCCGCGGACACGGAAAGCCGCTTCGGCGACGGCCTGTTCGCGGTCAGCATCGCCGCTTTCCTCGCGGCACTCGGCTGGGCGGCCATCGCCGAGCTGAACGTCTCCAGCAGCGCCCCCGGCGACGTGGTGCCGCTGTCCTACAACCAGTCGGTCCAGCATTTCGAAGGCGGCATCGTCCGCGACATCCTGGTGCAGGAAGGCGATTCGGTCACCGCCGGCCAAGCGCTGGTCGAGCTGGACCAGACCAAGATCCGCGCCGACCTGGAGGAGCTGAAGCTGCGCCTCGGCTCGCTGTCCGCCGACACCGCACGGCTGGAGGCGGAGGTCGGGCGCCGCGAGGCCATAACCTTCCCCGAGCGGCTGCTGCGCGAGCGGCCCGATCTGGTGGCGCAGACCCGCGACCTGTTCCGCGCCCGCCGCGACCGGCTGGCCTCCGACCTCGACATCCAACGCCAGGACATCGCCCAGCGCGAGCAGCAGGTGGCCGCCGTGCGGGCGCGCATCGGCGGCTCCCAGGTGGCGCAGGGGCTGATCCGCGAGCAGCTCTCCATCAGCGAGACCCTGCTGAAGCGCGAGATCACCAACCGCATGAAGCACCTGGAACTGCTGCGCGACGACGCTCGCGTCAGCAGCGCCATCGCCGAGGACCGCGCCACACTGGCCCAGGCCGAGGCGGCGCTGGCCGAGGCGCGCAGCAAGCTGGTGTGGATCGGCCGCAAGTACGAGGAAGAGAGCCGCAACGCCCTCGACGAGGCCCGCCGCAACCACGACGAACTGTCGCAGCGCCTGACCCGCTACCAGGACAGCCTGGACCGCAGCAGCCTGCGAGCGCCCATGGACGGCATCGTCAAGACGCTGGCCGTCTCCACCAAGGGCGCCGTGGTCAAGGCCGGCGAGACGGTGGTGGAGCTGGTGCCGCGCGACGGCAAGCTGGTGGTGGACGCCCGCCTGCCGGTGCAGGACATCGGCTATGTCCGCCCCGACCAGCCGGTTGTGGTGACGCTCGCCGGCGGCGACGCCTCGCGCTTCGGCCACATCGAGGGGCGGGTGCGGACGATCAGCCCGGACACGCTGCTCGACGCCAACAAGCAGTCCTACTACAAGGTCCGCGTCGAGCTGCCGGTGACCCGTTTCGACTACGGCGGCAAGACCTACGAGCTGTTCCCCGGCGTCCGCGTGACCTGCAGCATCCTAACCGGGCGGCGCACCATCCTCGACTATGTGTTCTCGCCGGTCCTCAACGGCCTCCAGCACGCGATGCAGGAGCAATGA